In the genome of Streptomyces fagopyri, the window CTCACCAACGAACGCCGGGGAACGAAGCCCACGTCAAAGGGGATGTCGCATCTGGCGCTCGCTGCCGACGGATCGACCCTGGCCACCCGCGGCCGCGACAGTCAGGTCCTGCTCTGGGACCCGCGTTCCGGCCGACTGCTCGCGAAGTTGCCCGACCAGCCGCACTCGGTCCACCGGATCGGTCTGGCCGGGGACGGCTCATGGATCGCGGTCGGCGGACCGTACGACCTCCGGGTTCTGGAACTGCCCGGCAATCGCGAGCGCTTCACGCTGGAGCAGAACGGTACGCGCTTCGCCACCACCGAAAACTGGCTGGCCGTGCCTGCCGCCAGACACGTGCAGATCCGGTCGACCCGCACCGGTGAGCTCCTGGACACCCTTGAGGCCCACACGGACGTCGTTCTCGACTGCCGCACATCACCCGACCGAGAACACCTCATGACCTTCGACCGCAGCGGCACACTCATCGTGTGGGACGCGGCAGCCATCGTCCCTTGACACTGCGTCTCGCCCCGCCCACCCGAACGCGCGCCCCGCCGCTCGGTCCAGCTGTGATTGAGGGGTTCGCAGTTGGCGTGGTGCTCCTGCTGGAGGTTCGTCGCGTCCACGACCGTGCGCCGGCCCGACGCGAGCGTGGGTGGGGTGTGAGCTGTGGTGTTGATGATCGGACAGCACTGGGGATGGACCTCCGCCCGCAGCCTGGCCCTGGCTCTGGTCACGGTCGCTCTGGGAGCTTTGCTGCCTGCGGTCGAGCGACGTGCTGCAGCCCCCGTCCTGCCTGCAGCCATGCTCGCCTCCCGCACCGTGGTCTTCGCCTCACTGATCGGCTTCGTCGCCCACGCTGCCATGTTCGGCGTGCTCGTCTACCTGCCCACCTACCTGCAGATCGTGCACGGCGCCTCCGCCACCTTGTCCGGCGTGCACATGCCTCCCCTGGTCATCGGCCTCGTCATCAGCCAGTCGCTTGCCGGGCGTTGGGCCGCAAAAGCCTCCAGGCTCCGGATCATCCTCGTCACCGGCCTGCTGCTGAACGCCGCCGGTCTCCTGCTCCTCGCCACGGTCAGGGGCACCACGTCGACGGCGCTCCTGACGTCCCCGGTGCCACGATCAACGAATGGCTATGACCAGCCAATGGTCGTTGACCGGCACAGCCGGAGATGGTGCTCACCTCTGTGATACCTCGTAAGCCTCGCGGATGGACGCAGGGATACGCCCACGATCATTTACGAGATAGCCGTTGGTGCGTGCCCAGAGGCGTATCCGCTCGTCATCGGGACGCGGATCGAACCTACGGGGTCTAGCGGGTCTGCCGGGGCCTCTCCAGTCTCCCGAGGAGATCCCTTCCAACCGGTCCGCTGCCTCTTGGAAGAAGGCGAACAACGAGGCGTATACGCCCTCTTCGGGGAGGCGGGCTTCCGCCCAGGTTCCGATGGTTTCGTTAAGCGTGTCGAAAAACGTCCCGTAGAGGCCGTCGCGCTCCGCGGTAATGGGTACCCGCTCGCGATGCCAGAACGGACAGTCGAGCTCTGCGGACGGCTGGGTCTCCTCCAAAGTCATCTGGCTGAGGTAGACCCGCTGAATGTCCGTATCGGGCCAAGGAGAAGGTGGCCGCCGGGGATGGCCATCTCGCAGCCGAACGCGACCAGACACGATTGGTCGTCGGGTTGCATGCCAGCATCGATGTCGTTCGTCAGCAGCCACTGCCGCATCTCCCTTGGCAGGTCCAGCCCCATGCGCAGTCCGGCTTCCCTTATGGCTGCATGGCTCCCCGGGCCGCCGAGCGGCGCGAGAGTTTCAGGGTCGTTGCGTTCAAGCCACGTGGCTATCCGGACCCATGCCTCTCGCATGTGTCCTGACTCGCGCATGGGAGTTCAGGTCATGTGCGATCTCCACTCGGGCAGGATGCACACATATGTGGAACAGGCCGTCCCGTATCGCTGGTGTGCAGGGAGGGTTGCCCGGTTTCCCGGACTGCGAAGTTTGTTCTATTGGTGAGGCGACGGCTGCTGGTGATCCATCGGAGAACCGAATGCGGGACCACTGGCAGTGCCTGACGCAGAACGCGCTTCTGTAGACCATCTGCGGCAAACAGCTCGCCCCCTGGGCATGTTACGAACTTCGAAAGCGCTCCCTAGTGGGGTGTGGTGGTGATGTGGGCGGTGAAGACGGTGGTGTTGTTTTGGGTGGCGGTGATGTGGGTGGTGTGGGTGCCGGTGGGGGTGGTGGTGTCGGTTGTGGTTTCGGTGTCGGCTGCGGTCCTGGTGTCGGTGGTGGTGTCGGCTGCGGTCCCGGTCCCGGTGGTGGTGTCGGCTGTGGTGGGGGTGTGGGTGGTGGTGATGTAGGTGGGGGTGTGGTGTTCGGTGTAGCGGTGGAAGGTGGCGTGGAGGGTGGTGAGGTGGGTGGGGGTGGGGTGGGTGTGGGTGTGGGTGGCTTGGCGGGCGGCTTCGAGGAGGACCATGCCGGGGATGTGGTCGGTGGTGTGGTCGAAGAGGATGGGGTGGTGGGGGTTGGGGGTGAGTTGCCAGGTGTGGGGTTGTGGGGTGGGGGTGAGGACGAGGTCGAGGGGGAGGTGGCGTCCGTAGGGGGTGGGGTCGGTGGGGTTGGTGGGGTTGGTGGGTGTGGTGGGTTGGGTTTGGGGGGTGGGGGTGGGTTGGGTGGTGTGGGGTTGGCGGAGGCGTTGGTAGGTGGTGGGGGTGAGGCAGGTGAATTGGCCGCCGCCGGTGGCGGTGGTGTGGCCGTCTCGGGTGATGGTGATGTGCATGGTGAAGTCGGCGAGGCGTTTGCCTTTGTAGCGGAGGGTGGTGCAGGTGGCGGTGAGGGTGAGGTCGGTGGGGGTGGGGCCGATGGTGAGGTGTTGGGGGTGGGTGGTGAGGTGGATGTTCCACATGAGGAAGTGGTGGTCGAGGGGGACGCCGAGTTCGGCGTGGGCGAGGTAGAGGCCGGTTTGGCGGATGGTTTCCGCGGCTTGGAGGGGGTCGTGGTGGGTGTTGTCGGGGGTGGTGTAGAAGGTGTGGGTTCGGGGCCATTGGGCGGTGAGGGTGTAGTGGTTGTCGCCGGTTTTTTCGCTGCCGGTGAGGAAGACCTCGGCGAGGCTTGAGCGGTGGACGTATTCGCGGGGGACGGTGGTGGTGAGGCGGGGCATGGGGGTGGTGGGGGCGGGGTTGGGGTTGGGGGGTGGGGTGGGTGTGGGTTGGGGGGTGGGGTGGTTGTCCTGGTGGACGGTGAGCAGGGTCATGGGTGTCTCCGTTGCGCCGTTGGGTGGGCTGGGATCGACCGTGCAGGGTCATAAGATACGAACCTACCGGTTTTCTTTTCAAGGGTGGGCGGGGAATTTCGCGGGCGGTGGTCGGGTGTGGGGTGCCGGGCGGCCGGGGTGTGGGGGTCGGGGGTGCGGGGCGTGCGGGGTGGGGATCTTTCCGGGTAAACGGGGGGTTGTATTCCGTTCTGGTGGTGTCTTCCGTGGGTGCGGGGTGCTGTGCGAGGCTCGGGGTCGGCGGTGTGCCGGGGGTGGGGTTCTCGCGGGTGGTGGGGTGCGGGGCTATGGTGAAACCGGCTGAGCGGTTTGGTTCGGGTGCTGTTTTGGGTGGGTGCCGGGCTGTGCGGTGAGGTGGGCGGCGGGGGTGCCGGCGGCGTCGGGAGGGTGCTGCGGGCGGTGGTGCGGGTGGGCGGGTGCCGGCGAGTGCCGGCGGGTGCGGTGCTGGTGGCGCGGGGGGCCGGGGGTCGGGGGATGCCGGTTGGGGGGTGGCTGTGCGGGGGGCCGGGGGTTCGGGGGTGCGGGGGGTGCGGGTTGGGGGTGGCTGTGCGGGGGTGTGGAGCGGGTGCGCGAGCTCTCCCCCGCCTCGGCCTGCCCCGCCCCGCCCCGTCTCGCCCTGCCCCGTCTCGCCCTGTCCCGCCCCGTCTTGCCCTGCTTTGCCGCGCTTCGACCTGCCGCGCCCTGTTCCGTCCGGGCCGGGGCGGTCTGAGGCCGGGTGGTGCGGGTGCGGGGGTTGTGGGGTGGGTGTGGTGGCGGCTTCGTTCCTGGTGGGGGTGTGGGGGTGTTGGTTCGTCCGGGGTGGCGGAGGCCTCGCCGGTGCGGCTGGTATTCCAAGCGGTCTTCGCGGCGGGCTGTGTCCACGCCTGGATCGCTCGCTCGGGTTGGTGCCGGTCCGGTTTCCTCGTGGTGCGGTTCCGGGCGGTGTGGCCCCGGGTGGCGCGGGGTGGTTCCGGGGGTTGCGGGGGGCTTGGGTGGTTCCGGGTCGTCGGGGTGTGCCGGGTGGTGTGGGGGGTGGGGGCTGGTTGTGGGTGGTGTGGGGTGTGCCGTGCCGTGGGTTGGCGTTTTGTGCTGGTTTTGGGTTGTTGGTGCTTGGTCGTATTGCTGTGTTGGTTCGTGTCGTTGTGGTTTTTCCGGTGTTTTCGCTGTCTGCGGGGAGGGTCTGATGGTGCGTCGGCTGGATGGGCGTGAGCAGGGTCGCGGTGAGCTGGAGGGGTCGGTGGGGAGTGAGGCGGCTGTGAGCGGGGCGGCCGGGCCGGTCGGGCAGGTCGGCCCGGTGGGGGGCCAGGCGGTGGTGGCCGGGGTGGCCGGTGGTGAGGAGGCCGTGGCCGGGGTGGCCGGGGGCGAGGCGGTGGGGGCCGGGTCGGCCGTCGGGGCCGGGGCGGTGGTGGGCGGGCTGGTCGCGGGGGCCGGTGGTGAGGAGGCCGTGGCCGGGCTGGTCGGGGGTGAGGCGGTGGTCGTCGGGGGTGGGGCGGTCGTGAGCGGGGCGGCCGGGCCGGGCGGGGGCGGGGGGTCTGGGGTGGGTGGTGGTGGGTGTCCGTTTGTGTTGGATGTGTTGGGGCGGGATGTGCAGGGGGAGGCGGCTGTGTTGCGGGGGCGGGGTGCGGTGTCGCGGGTGGTGTTGCCGGGTGGGGTGGGGGCGTGGGTGGTGACGGATGCGGGGGTGATGCGGGGGTTGTTGACGGATGGGCGGGTGTCGAAGGATGCGTATCGGCATTGGCCGGCGTGGCGGCGGGGGGAGGTGTCGGGGAGTTGGCCGTTGGCGGTGTGGGTGTCGGTGGAGAATTTGGTGACGTCGTACGGGGCGGAGCATCGGCGGTTGCGGGGGTTGATGGCGTCGGCGTTCACGGCGCGGCGGGTGGCGTTGTTGGGGCCGCGGGTGGAGGAGATCGCGGGGGGTCTGCTGGATGGGGTGGAGGAGGCGGCGGGGCGGGCTGCGGGTGGGGTGGTGGATGTGCGGGAGTTGTTCGCGTTGCCGTTGCCGGGGCGGGTGATGTTGGAGTTGTTCGGGATTCCGGAGGAGTTCCGGGGGCCGTTGCGGGAGATCATCGACGGGTTTTTCGATACGGCGGTGTCGTCGGGGGAGGCGCAGCGTAATTACCGGGCGCTGTATTCGACGATGGGGGAGCTGGTCGCGTTCAAGCGGCGTTGTCCGGGTGAGGATCTGACCAGTGCGTTGATCGCGGCGGGTGGTGGGGGCGCGGCCGCGGACGGTGCGGACGGTGCGGGCGGTGCGGAGGGTGCGGGTGGTTCGGGCGGCTCGGGTGGGGTGGGCGGCTTGGAGGGTGTGGGTGGTTCGGGTGGGGTGGGGGGTGGGGGGTTGAGTGAGAAGGAGTTGGTCGACAACTTGATCATGTTGTTGAGTGCGGGGTGTGAGCCGACGGTGAATCTGCTGGGCAATGCGGTGGCGTTGTTGCTGGGGGATCCGGGTCAGTTGGAGTTGGTGCGGTCGGGTCGGGTGTCGTGGGGGGATGTGGTGGAGGAGGCGGTGCGGGTGGAGGCGCCGGGGGCGAACGCGATTTTGCGGTATGCGGTGGAGGATGTGCGGGTGGGGGAGACGGTGATCGAGCGGGGGGATGCGTTGGTGATGTCGTTCGCGGCGGCGGGTCGGGATCCGGGGGTGCATGGGCCGGATGCGGGGGTGTTCGATGTGACGCGTGGGACGCGGCGTGAGCATCTGTCGTTCGGTCATGGGGTGCATTACTGCCTGGGGGCGCCGTTGGCGCGGTTGGAGGCGGAGATCGCGTTGCGGGCGTTGTTCGGGCGGTTCCCGCGGATGCGGGCGGCGTTCAGGCCGGGGGAGTTGCCGCGTACGGAGTCGTTCATCTCGAACGGGCCGCGTGTGCTGCCTGTGGTGCCGGGGCCGGCGGCTGCGGCCGTGTGAGCCGCCGAGTCCGCCGAGTCCGGCGGGGCCGGCGGGGCCGGCGGGGCCGGCGGATTGTGGGTGGGTCCATCCGCCGTGGTGGCTTCGGTGGCGGGTGGGTGGGTCTGTCCGGGGTGGGTGAGGCTGTCGGGCAGTGGTGGGTGGGGCGGGCGTGGGGGTTTGCCGGGCTGGAGCGGGGTTCGGGTTCTGGCCGGTGGTGTCCTGTACGGCGTCGGTTCGGCGGGGTGTTTCGTGGTCTGCCTGTCTGCCTGTCTGCCTGTCTGCCTGTTCGGGTTCGGTGTCGGTGGCGTGTTCGGTCGGTGGTCTTCGGTCTTCGGTTGCTGGTTTGTGGTGGGGGTGGTGCGGGCGGGGGCCGGGGGTTGGTCGTCGTGTGGAGCGGGGAGGGGCCCGGTCGTTGTGGGGGTCGGTGGTGTCGGCGGCCGGGTGTGAAGGGTGCGGGCGGTGGGCGTGGGGTGGTTCTGGCCGGGGTCTGGTCTGTCGTGCTGGGGATGACTTGAGGCGGTGGGCCCGGGGGTGTTGGCCGGTGCGGGCATGGGGTGGGGCGGGTTGTCGCCGGGTTGCGGGTGGGCCGGGTTGCGGGCGCATGGTGTGATGTGCGGGGCCGGCTGGTGCCGGGCAGTGGGCCGGTGTGCGGGTGGGTGATGCCGGGCAGGGCTTCGGTCGGGACCGCCGGCCGTGTCGAGTCCCGCCTCCGCTCCCGCCTCCTGTTTGCGCCTGCGCTCCCGCCTCCTTAATTCGCGGTGTCTTGCCTGGTCTCGTCCGGTTGTGTGTGGTGGTGTTTCGTGCGGGCTTTGCCGGGCGGGCCGGCCGGCTGCCTGATGGGGGTGCCGGCGTCCTCGACTTCGTTTCGGTGTGGGCGGGTTCGGGTGTGGCGGGCGGGGTTGTCCGGGTGTCGGGCGTGGGGTGTTCGGCGTTTCGGGAGGTGCCCGGTCGGCGTCGGGGGATGCGGGGGTGAGCGGGAGCCGCGCCGGATGGGCGGGCCTTGTCGAGTCACCGGGACCTGCCGCCGAGATCACGGGAAACGGCTACCCGGTAACCGCCCGCCACCCATCCCGGCAGTTCCCGCCGGGCCCTGCCGCATCCAGGACTGGCCACCCCGGTGCGCCGTCCCGCTCTGCTTCCCCCAATGGCACGGCTCCGCACCGGGGGACATCCCAACACCCGGCCCAGGTGCCGCCACCCACGGCCGAGGTCGCGGTCGCAGGCGTGTTTTTCGGGTGGTCCGGGCTGTCGGCTGCCGGTGATCACGCGGTACGGCGCCCACCCGCAGCCCGGCCGCAGGAGACCACCGACCCGGACCCGGACCACGTCGGGGCGGGTCGCTGTTGAGGCGGGTCCGGTCCTGCGGGCAGTCGTGCGGGCCGTTGGCCGTGTTGTCGGTGGGGAGGTGAGGGTGTGTTTTGGGGCCGGAGGCGGCATCGGGCGGGGAGCGGGTCCGGTGGCTTCTTCCGGTGGTGCTGTCGGATCTCGTGGACGAGGCCGCGGCCCGGCATCTTGCCCGGCGGGCGGTCCGGGCGGTCCGGGCGGTCCGGGCGGTCCGGGCGGTCCGGGCGGTCCGGGCGGGC includes:
- a CDS encoding ScbA/BarX family gamma-butyrolactone biosynthesis protein, whose amino-acid sequence is MTLLTVHQDNHPTPQPTPTPPPNPNPAPTTPMPRLTTTVPREYVHRSSLAEVFLTGSEKTGDNHYTLTAQWPRTHTFYTTPDNTHHDPLQAAETIRQTGLYLAHAELGVPLDHHFLMWNIHLTTHPQHLTIGPTPTDLTLTATCTTLRYKGKRLADFTMHITITRDGHTTATGGGQFTCLTPTTYQRLRQPHTTQPTPTPQTQPTTPTNPTNPTDPTPYGRHLPLDLVLTPTPQPHTWQLTPNPHHPILFDHTTDHIPGMVLLEAARQATHTHTHPTPTHLTTLHATFHRYTEHHTPTYITTTHTPTTADTTTGTGTAADTTTDTRTAADTETTTDTTTPTGTHTTHITATQNNTTVFTAHITTTPH
- a CDS encoding MFS transporter — encoded protein: MIGQHWGWTSARSLALALVTVALGALLPAVERRAAAPVLPAAMLASRTVVFASLIGFVAHAAMFGVLVYLPTYLQIVHGASATLSGVHMPPLVIGLVISQSLAGRWAAKASRLRIILVTGLLLNAAGLLLLATVRGTTSTALLTSPVPRSTNGYDQPMVVDRHSRRWCSPL
- a CDS encoding cytochrome P450 family protein, whose product is MVRRLDGREQGRGELEGSVGSEAAVSGAAGPVGQVGPVGGQAVVAGVAGGEEAVAGVAGGEAVGAGSAVGAGAVVGGLVAGAGGEEAVAGLVGGEAVVVGGGAVVSGAAGPGGGGGSGVGGGGCPFVLDVLGRDVQGEAAVLRGRGAVSRVVLPGGVGAWVVTDAGVMRGLLTDGRVSKDAYRHWPAWRRGEVSGSWPLAVWVSVENLVTSYGAEHRRLRGLMASAFTARRVALLGPRVEEIAGGLLDGVEEAAGRAAGGVVDVRELFALPLPGRVMLELFGIPEEFRGPLREIIDGFFDTAVSSGEAQRNYRALYSTMGELVAFKRRCPGEDLTSALIAAGGGGAAADGADGAGGAEGAGGSGGSGGVGGLEGVGGSGGVGGGGLSEKELVDNLIMLLSAGCEPTVNLLGNAVALLLGDPGQLELVRSGRVSWGDVVEEAVRVEAPGANAILRYAVEDVRVGETVIERGDALVMSFAAAGRDPGVHGPDAGVFDVTRGTRREHLSFGHGVHYCLGAPLARLEAEIALRALFGRFPRMRAAFRPGELPRTESFISNGPRVLPVVPGPAAAAV